One Fundidesulfovibrio terrae genomic window carries:
- a CDS encoding LysR family transcriptional regulator, which produces MELYHLRTFVAVAEEGNLSRAAERLHLSQPAVSAHVKSLEEELGVSLFTRTARGMDLTDSGTRLTCTAREALSCAQGIMEQARAMREGVRGDIVLTRNTDPQYLRLPRILAALSDEHPEALVHVDCRDSYEVARGLKDGAMHAGFAYGDFSSDPQLTALPLGMASVRVVGPAAWREKLETATVRDLAAMPWVWFNESCPFVALAEKLLAEEGGRPKTAAVINDEHTIRALVASGRGLSLLREDFARSELLGDELAVWPGGALGIPISLVALTRRLGEPEVKAAMQAASLAWGLAGPEAVGAVEGAARA; this is translated from the coding sequence ATGGAACTCTACCACCTGCGCACGTTCGTGGCCGTGGCCGAGGAGGGCAACCTCTCGCGCGCGGCCGAGCGCCTGCACCTGTCGCAACCGGCCGTGAGCGCCCACGTGAAGTCCCTCGAAGAGGAGCTTGGCGTGAGCCTCTTCACCCGCACCGCCCGGGGCATGGACCTGACCGACAGCGGCACGCGGCTGACCTGCACCGCGCGCGAGGCGCTCAGCTGCGCCCAAGGGATCATGGAGCAGGCCCGGGCCATGCGCGAAGGCGTTCGGGGAGACATCGTGCTCACCCGCAACACCGACCCGCAGTACCTGCGCCTCCCGCGCATCCTGGCGGCGCTCTCCGACGAACATCCCGAGGCACTGGTGCACGTGGACTGCCGCGACTCCTACGAGGTGGCCCGGGGTCTCAAGGACGGGGCCATGCACGCGGGCTTCGCCTATGGCGACTTCTCCAGCGACCCCCAGCTGACGGCCCTGCCCCTGGGTATGGCCTCGGTTCGGGTGGTGGGCCCGGCCGCATGGCGGGAGAAACTCGAAACGGCCACCGTGCGCGACCTGGCCGCCATGCCCTGGGTTTGGTTCAACGAGAGCTGTCCCTTCGTGGCCCTGGCCGAAAAGCTCCTGGCCGAAGAGGGCGGCAGGCCCAAAACCGCGGCCGTCATCAACGACGAGCACACCATCCGCGCCTTGGTGGCCTCGGGGCGCGGGCTGTCGCTTCTGCGCGAGGATTTCGCCCGCTCGGAGCTGCTGGGCGACGAGCTGGCCGTGTGGCCGGGAGGGGCGCTCGGCATTCCCATCAGCCTGGTGGCCCTGACCCGCCGCCTGGGCGAACCCGAGGTCAAGGCGGCCATGCAGGCCGCGTCCCTGGCCTGGGGACTGGCCGGACCAGAGGCTGTGGGAGCGGTCGAGGGAGCGGCCCGGGCATGA
- a CDS encoding DUF2917 domain-containing protein codes for MAPEMTPRTWPAESRGMADDMLEGTRLARRAAGFIRRLLAGMAPRGRVRVNLLPGQAVSLDGPDRALVECLEGAVWATCPTDGRDLRIRAGESVSFAWPGQVVLAAANRPARVVLRWR; via the coding sequence ATGGCACCTGAAATGACGCCCAGAACCTGGCCCGCCGAGAGCCGGGGCATGGCGGACGACATGTTGGAGGGGACGCGCCTGGCCAGGCGCGCGGCGGGTTTCATCAGAAGGCTGTTGGCCGGGATGGCCCCCAGGGGCCGCGTGCGGGTGAACCTGCTCCCGGGGCAGGCCGTGTCCCTGGACGGGCCCGACAGGGCATTGGTCGAATGCCTGGAAGGAGCGGTGTGGGCCACTTGCCCGACGGACGGGCGGGACCTGCGGATCAGGGCGGGAGAATCGGTCTCGTTCGCGTGGCCGGGACAGGTGGTGCTGGCGGCGGCAAACCGGCCCGCGCGGGTGGTGCTGCG
- a CDS encoding PLP-dependent aminotransferase family protein: protein MSAEAFRYESVRKNVLEMIESGTLKPGDKAPSLRRLAARMRVSLSTVALAYGQLESEGVMEARPKSGFFVCARRNPLPPPGIKDCPGEIPETLNRSAIIRTVLASMARRDMLPLGVARTDENLLPLAQLSRIMGQVLRDEGDRVGFYGPVEGFEPLRRQIALRVMEAGTDCTASDTLVTSGAMEALHIALRCVTRAGDTVVIASPTYYCFLQLLENLGLRVIEIPSRPGEGVRPSELAQVVERFRVEACVLTPNFNNPDGALTPDEAKAEIVSILARRGIPLIEDDVYGDIHYGPVRPRCCKAFDENGLVLTCSSFSKTLAPGYRVGWLLPGRFMNTALELKATMSVATATPTQMAVAQYLGSGAYHRHLKRLRPAVKSLMENMHALVGRYFPPGTRASRPEGGSVMWVQLPGGADGAQFMHRALEHGVSVAPGAIFSSQGCFKSFVRLSCCVLPGPELTGAVKTLGAIAEDLLVKGHDDRIPDPWAGDPIAMPECCPKDS, encoded by the coding sequence ATGTCCGCAGAGGCCTTCCGTTACGAATCCGTGCGTAAAAACGTGCTCGAGATGATCGAATCCGGGACGCTCAAGCCCGGCGACAAGGCCCCGTCGCTGCGCCGCCTGGCGGCGCGCATGCGGGTGAGCCTGTCCACGGTGGCCCTGGCCTACGGTCAGCTGGAGAGCGAGGGGGTCATGGAGGCCAGGCCCAAGTCGGGCTTTTTCGTGTGCGCCAGACGCAATCCCCTGCCGCCTCCCGGCATCAAGGACTGCCCCGGCGAGATCCCGGAAACGCTCAACCGTTCGGCCATCATCCGCACGGTGCTGGCCAGCATGGCCCGCCGGGACATGCTGCCGCTGGGAGTCGCCCGCACCGACGAGAACCTGCTGCCGCTTGCGCAGCTGTCGCGCATCATGGGCCAGGTGCTGCGCGACGAGGGCGACCGGGTGGGCTTCTACGGGCCGGTGGAGGGCTTCGAGCCCCTGCGCCGGCAGATCGCGCTCAGGGTCATGGAGGCCGGGACCGACTGCACGGCCTCGGACACCCTGGTGACCAGCGGGGCCATGGAGGCCCTGCACATCGCCCTGCGCTGCGTGACCCGCGCTGGAGACACCGTGGTCATCGCCTCGCCCACCTACTATTGCTTCCTGCAGCTGCTCGAGAACCTGGGCCTTCGGGTCATCGAGATCCCCTCGCGCCCGGGCGAGGGCGTGCGCCCCTCGGAACTCGCCCAGGTGGTCGAGCGTTTCCGGGTGGAGGCCTGCGTGCTCACCCCCAATTTCAACAATCCCGACGGCGCGCTCACTCCGGACGAGGCCAAGGCCGAGATCGTTTCCATCCTGGCCCGGCGCGGCATTCCGCTCATCGAGGACGACGTCTACGGCGACATCCACTACGGCCCGGTGCGCCCCCGCTGCTGCAAGGCCTTCGACGAGAACGGGCTGGTGCTGACCTGTTCCTCCTTCTCCAAGACCCTGGCCCCCGGCTACCGGGTGGGCTGGCTGTTGCCGGGGCGTTTCATGAACACCGCCCTGGAGCTCAAGGCCACCATGAGCGTGGCCACGGCAACGCCCACCCAGATGGCCGTGGCCCAGTACCTGGGGTCCGGGGCCTACCACCGCCACCTGAAGCGCCTGCGCCCGGCCGTGAAGTCCTTGATGGAGAACATGCACGCCCTGGTGGGACGCTATTTTCCACCCGGCACCAGGGCCTCGCGCCCGGAAGGCGGCTCCGTGATGTGGGTGCAGCTGCCGGGCGGAGCCGACGGCGCTCAGTTCATGCACCGGGCGCTCGAGCACGGCGTAAGCGTGGCCCCGGGGGCGATCTTCTCCTCCCAGGGGTGTTTCAAAAGCTTCGTGCGCCTGAGTTGCTGCGTCCTCCCGGGGCCGGAGCTGACCGGGGCCGTGAAGACTCTGGGCGCCATCGCCGAGGATTTGCTGGTCAAGGGACATGACGACCGGATACCAGACCCCTGGGCGGGCGATCCAATCGCAATGCCTGAATGCTGCCCCAAGGATTCGTGA